The following is a genomic window from Shewanella avicenniae.
CGGAAATCGAGCCATAACACACCATTTGCGTGCTTAACGGTTTGGATATCGCGTCCATCAATATTGAGCGCTGCAGTCACGACGTCAGCACCGCTGGTAAGCTGCTCAAAATAAAGCGCCAAGTTACATTGGGCCGTGTCATCTAACGGATGATGATAGATCTCGGCTTGCTCTAATGTACGCAGGCGATAGTCGATGCCCGAATCTACGTTCAGTACTTGGCAATGGTGGTTGATTTGCTCAATGGCAGGTAAGAAACGGGCGCGTTGCAGACCATTGCGATAAAGTTCATCAGGAATAATATTCGAGGTTGCGACGAGCGCGACACCTTCAGCAAATAAGGCAGTGAAGAGGGTGCCGAGTAACATGGCATCGGTAATATCGGAAACAAAAAATTCGTCAAAGCAGATAACCCGATACTGCTTCGCCATTCGTTTAGCGATGAACAGCAGCGGATCTTGGGTACCTTTTAGATCATTCAGCTCGCGGTGAATCCGCAGCATAAAATGGTGGAAGTGTGCCCGCAGTTTTTGATCACTTGGCAATGACTCAAAAAATAGATCCATTAAATAAGTCTTACCGCGACCAACACCGCCCCAAAGATAGAGCCCTTTTACCTGTGGTACTGAGTTTTTAACAAAAAAACGTTTTAGTCCGGTTACTGGCGGTTGCTGCAGTTCGTCATAAACACGCTGTAAGGCTTTTACTGCCTGCTCTTGGGCGGCATCAAAACTGAAGCCTTCTTTATTGAGGTCTTGTTGGTAGCGTTGCCAAGGAGTTGTTACTGCCACTTGAAATGTTCTCGTTAAGCCTTATTTGACAAGGTGATGAAGATCAAATTTTGCTTGATGTTAGCACGCCAACTGCAACACGCCTACTGGCCAACAGTAGTAACTAACAGGCGATGTTTTACCCTCGCATTTCGGTTCAGTTGGATTAATTAATCTTTGTTAATGGCAGAAACTTTTGTGAATTGTGGTTAGTCGGAGTTAGTAACAAAGCTCAAGCGAGCGTAACCAAAGTCGCTTCAGCGTGACTGATGAACAATTCCGGATTCGGATATTAGGAGCAAACCTCGATGAAGACCAAATTAACACTGATATCTGCGGCACTGTTAGGTGCGAGCTTAATGAGCGCCCCTGTGATTTCTCAAGCCGCAATTCCGCAATCTGTGGATGGCCAACAAGTGCCAAGCTTAGCGCCAATGTTAGAAAAAGTGACCCCAGCGGTGGTGTCTGTGGCGGTTTCGGGCAACAAGGTGTCCCGTCAGCGCGTGCCTGACGTATTCCGCTACTTCTTTGGGCCTAACGCGCCACAAGAGCAAGAGCAAGTGCAAGAGCGCCCATTCCGTGGTTTGGGCTCAGGCGTGATCATCGATGCAGATAAAGGCTACATCGTCACTAACAACCATGTGATTGATGATGCAGATGAAATTAAGGTGGGCTTGCATGATGGCCGAGAAGTTACCGCCAAATTGATTGGTACAGATA
Proteins encoded in this region:
- the zapE gene encoding cell division protein ZapE produces the protein MAVTTPWQRYQQDLNKEGFSFDAAQEQAVKALQRVYDELQQPPVTGLKRFFVKNSVPQVKGLYLWGGVGRGKTYLMDLFFESLPSDQKLRAHFHHFMLRIHRELNDLKGTQDPLLFIAKRMAKQYRVICFDEFFVSDITDAMLLGTLFTALFAEGVALVATSNIIPDELYRNGLQRARFLPAIEQINHHCQVLNVDSGIDYRLRTLEQAEIYHHPLDDTAQCNLALYFEQLTSGADVVTAALNIDGRDIQTVKHANGVLWLDFRAVCDGPRSQIDYMEIAMAYHTVLLQNVEQMGAQQTGDDIARRFLALVDEFYERRVKLIVSAAIPLEQIYTEGLLSFEFRRCRSRLIEMQSREYLALEHLPAEAF